A region of the Denitrificimonas caeni genome:
GGCAGAATCAAGCGTGCAAGCATGCCCAAAACCATAGGATAGGCTTCAGCTGACCAAGCCCGCCCTTCAGTATCAACCCGCGCTCGCGGCAATTTCAGCCCTTGCAGCAAAGCTACAGTGGCAATTGCTGTAATCGCCAACACGCTAATTTCGCCTAAAGTATCAAAACCACGGAAGTCCACCAAGATAACGTTCACCACGTTGGTACCGCCACCGCCAGTCAGGCTGTTAGCCAGGAAGAAGTCAGCAATACTGGTGTACGGACGCGTCAGCACCGCAAAGGTTAAGACCGTCATTAGCACGCCACAGCAGGCAGCAATAATAACATCACGCAAACTCCCTAAGCTGCTGGCCTCTCGTGCCGCTTGCGCTGGTAAAAAGTACACCACCAGCAGCATCAATAAGATGGTGACTACCTCAACCACTAACTGAGTTAAAGCCAGATCCGGTGCTGAGAAGCGCGCAAACACCATAGCCACCACTAAGCCAACAACGCTAAGCATTAACAAAGCCGTCAGACGCTGACGATGAAACCCCATGGTTAATAGCGCACTGCAGACCATCACCAGCAAACCCAAAGCAGTCAAGGGATCAACTGGAGTTAAGGCCAACTCTCCTGTGACCTGTGACAGCGGCGTCAGCCAGACCGTTAACATGACAATCACTGCAATCAACAAGAAACTGATATAGCGCTGCAGCGAGCCATTTTCTAGATAGGATAAAGAGCGCGAAACAAAACCGTATAAAAAGCGCACGGTATTTTCAAACACATAGCGTCCATTGATATCGGGCAAACCGTCATACCAGCGGAACAAGAAAGCCCGCTGCGAATAAATCCCTAAACCACCCAGCAAAGCAATGAAACTCATCAACAGGGGCATATTAAAGCCATGCCAAATAGCTAAGTCATAATGCGGTAAAGCGTGACCTAAACTGGCTTGCGCCGCCACAGCCAGCAGCGGCCCAATGGACAACGCCGGTACGATACCCACCAATAAGCAGCAGAACACCAAAACTTCCACTGGTATTTTCATATAGCGCGGCGGCTCATGGGGTGGAAACTTGGGCAAATTAATCGGTGTGCCATTAAAGAACACATCATGGATAAAGCGCAGCGAGTAAGCCACGGAAAAGGCCCCAGCAATAGTGGCCATGGTTGGCAGTAACCAACTAAAACTACCCAGCAAATCCTGATGCAAGGTTTCTGAGAAGAACATTTCCTTACTGATAAAGCCATTGAGTAGCGGTACCCCAGCCATTGCCGACGACGCCACCATCGCCAGCACCGCAGTGTGCGGCATATACTTCCACAAACCGTTCAGTCGCCGCATATCACGGGTACCGGTCTCATGATCAATGATCCCTGCCGCCATAAACAACGAAGCTTTAAAAGTTGCGTGGTTAATAATGTGGAAAATTGCGGCCACTGGAGCTAAATCCGAGTTTAAACCGAACAGTAAAGTGATTAAACCCAGCTGACTGATGGTGGAATACGCCAGCAAGCCTTTAAGGTCATACTGAAACAAGGCTGTAACCGCGCCCACTAACAATGTGGTCAGTCCGGTGAAGGTGACCAAATAGAACCACCAATCGGTACCAGACAATAAAGGGTACAAGCGGGCCAACAAGAACACCCCGGCCTTAACCATGGTTGCCGAGTGCAAATAAGCAGACACTGGAGTGGGCGCCGACATGGCATGTGGCAGCCAAAAATGGAAAGGAAACTGTGCTGACTTAGTAAAGACGCCCAGCAATACCAACACTAAAGCGACCGGGTATAACGCACTGGCGCGCAGGGTATCGCCAGCGGCCAAAACTTCCGTCAGCTCATAGCTACCAACCACATGGCCAATCACCAACACCCCTGCCAATAACGCTAAGCCGCCGCCACCGGTGACCGCTAAAGCCATGCGCGCGCCTTGACGAGCCGCGGTTTGCTGATTCCAAAAACCAATGAGTAAAAACGAAGAAAGACTGGTCAGCTCCCAGAACATGACCATGAGCAATAGGTTGCTGGCCATCACTAAGCCCAGCATTGAGCCCATAAACAGTAAAAGACTGGCAAAGAAGCGTGCGACGCGCTCATTTTCTGAGAGGTAATAGCGGGCATAGAGAATGACCAGTAAGCCAATCCCTAAAATTAAAATAGCAAAGAGGAAACTTAAGCCATCTAACCGAAAACTTAAGTTAAGCCCAAGCTGCGTAACCCAGGCATATTTAACACTGATGACCTCGCCAGCTAAGACCTGTGAGGTCTGACTCAGAAGCAAACCCAAACACAGCATAGGTACGATTGCTGCAGCTAAGGCTATCCAGGTGCGTCCGCGTTGTCCGGCAAAAAACGGCATTATTGCGGCAAAAAACGGCGTAAAAACCAATGTTAACAAAATCACAACAGCCTCCATGTTGTTCTGCCGGACGAACAGGAGACACCCAGCGTATTACTAAAAAACGGATTATCCAACACAAACGCAATCTTGTCTGTAAGTAATATATTACCAAATTAGACAAGCAAGCTTTAACTGCAGATTGCGATGCTCGGCCATACACACATTAAAACGCCCTGAGCACAATAACTGGCACTCAGGGCGTATTTAACAGCAGTGACTTATTGCAGTTTAAGGTGCTACGCGGCTCTGGCCATTGACACTGGTAATGCGCACGCGTTGACCAATGCGGAACACTTGGTTAGGTTCGACTGCTTGCACATAAGCACGTAGTGCACCGTCATCTTCACGGACAGTAATTTCTACACCCTGTGTGCGTGTAAGACCTTCTTCAGCAGCAGCACCGGCTAAACCACCGGCTACCGCACCAATTACAGCTGCCACAGCACTGCCACGACCACCACCAATGGTGCTACCAGCAATACCACCAACCGCAGCACCGGCACCGGCACCAATTGGCGTTTTTGTACCTTCAATACGTACTGGACGCAGTGACTCAATGGTCCCCATACGAATGGTTTGTACTTTGCGCGCATCAGCGCGTGAGTAAGTGTCACCGGTTAAGCTTGATGCACAACCAGTTAACAGCAGGGTAAATGCTGTAAAAGCTGCCGCAAAAACAATAGACTTACGCATTAGAAACGCTCCTTAATACAAATATACATACACGATAACTATATTCTTTAAATCTTACCAGCAACTTCGAGGATGCCATGGATTATTTCATTGTCGCTATCGCTACACTTTCAGGACTCTATTTTCACTGGTGGCTGTATGTGAACATTAAGCGCTGGATCAATCGTGACCTGGCTTTATCCATGGCACCCAATGATGCGCAAAAGCAAGCGTATATGCTGCAAAAGCTGGCTGAAGCCAAAACACTAAAGGTTAAAAAAGCACAGCTGCAAGGCTGGCTAGAAAGTGCAGCTGCGCAATATCAGCCCGAATCGCAACAGCCTGAAGCGCCCACAGCACCCTAACTAGGGCGCTAAGCGCTCCCTACGCCACTGCCCATCAGACTGTAACTGATAGTTCAAGCGGTCATGTAGACGGCAAGTGCGCCCTTGCCAAAACTCGATACGCTGCGGCAATAAACGATAGCCACCCCAATGTTCTGGGCGTGGCGGTTGTTCATTGCCCGCATAACGCTGCTCAACCATTGCTAGGGCTTCCTCCAGCGCGTCACGGCCGCTTAGCGGCTGACTTTGCTCAGATGCCCAGGCACCTAAACGGCTCCCCAGAGGTCGCACATTATAATATGCATCTGACTCAGCAGCGCTGACCCGCTCAACAGCTCCCTCGATGCGCACTTGACGCTCTAACGCCGGCCAAAAAAAAGTCATGGCAGCAACAGGTTGCGCCTGCAATTGCTGCCCCTTAGCACTGTCGTAGTTGCTGTAAAAAACAAAACCGCGCGCATCCAAACCTTTTAGCAGAAGCACTCGGCAATGAGGCTGCCCGGCGCTATCGACTGTGGCCAGCATCATAGAGTTAGGCTCAACTGGCGGCTGCTCAGTAACAATTGCATTGGCAAACCACTGCTCAAATAAAGCCAACGGCTCCAGTGGCGCATGCTCTTCCAATAATCCATCACGGGTGTAATTGCGGCGCATATTCGCCAGCTGCTCGGTACTCATCAATGCGACCTTTTATTAAATATTAAGCAGGCAAATTCTCACTGCTAGCCATTTT
Encoded here:
- a CDS encoding glycine zipper 2TM domain-containing protein gives rise to the protein MRKSIVFAAAFTAFTLLLTGCASSLTGDTYSRADARKVQTIRMGTIESLRPVRIEGTKTPIGAGAGAAVGGIAGSTIGGGRGSAVAAVIGAVAGGLAGAAAEEGLTRTQGVEITVREDDGALRAYVQAVEPNQVFRIGQRVRITSVNGQSRVAP
- a CDS encoding monovalent cation/H+ antiporter subunit A; amino-acid sequence: MILLTLVFTPFFAAIMPFFAGQRGRTWIALAAAIVPMLCLGLLLSQTSQVLAGEVISVKYAWVTQLGLNLSFRLDGLSFLFAILILGIGLLVILYARYYLSENERVARFFASLLLFMGSMLGLVMASNLLLMVMFWELTSLSSFLLIGFWNQQTAARQGARMALAVTGGGGLALLAGVLVIGHVVGSYELTEVLAAGDTLRASALYPVALVLVLLGVFTKSAQFPFHFWLPHAMSAPTPVSAYLHSATMVKAGVFLLARLYPLLSGTDWWFYLVTFTGLTTLLVGAVTALFQYDLKGLLAYSTISQLGLITLLFGLNSDLAPVAAIFHIINHATFKASLFMAAGIIDHETGTRDMRRLNGLWKYMPHTAVLAMVASSAMAGVPLLNGFISKEMFFSETLHQDLLGSFSWLLPTMATIAGAFSVAYSLRFIHDVFFNGTPINLPKFPPHEPPRYMKIPVEVLVFCCLLVGIVPALSIGPLLAVAAQASLGHALPHYDLAIWHGFNMPLLMSFIALLGGLGIYSQRAFLFRWYDGLPDINGRYVFENTVRFLYGFVSRSLSYLENGSLQRYISFLLIAVIVMLTVWLTPLSQVTGELALTPVDPLTALGLLVMVCSALLTMGFHRQRLTALLMLSVVGLVVAMVFARFSAPDLALTQLVVEVVTILLMLLVVYFLPAQAAREASSLGSLRDVIIAACCGVLMTVLTFAVLTRPYTSIADFFLANSLTGGGGTNVVNVILVDFRGFDTLGEISVLAITAIATVALLQGLKLPRARVDTEGRAWSAEAYPMVLGMLARLILPLALLVSMYIFLRGHNEPGGGFIAGLITAVALILLQVAYGQRWVQTRMRVRLPNLAAAGVLIATATGLASLPLGYPFLTSAFAHINLPVIGEIEIASAMIFDLGVYLTVVGGTLLILSGLGRIGHTVKLPEEQ
- the pdxH gene encoding pyridoxamine 5'-phosphate oxidase is translated as MSTEQLANMRRNYTRDGLLEEHAPLEPLALFEQWFANAIVTEQPPVEPNSMMLATVDSAGQPHCRVLLLKGLDARGFVFYSNYDSAKGQQLQAQPVAAMTFFWPALERQVRIEGAVERVSAAESDAYYNVRPLGSRLGAWASEQSQPLSGRDALEEALAMVEQRYAGNEQPPRPEHWGGYRLLPQRIEFWQGRTCRLHDRLNYQLQSDGQWRRERLAP